A single genomic interval of Mucilaginibacter boryungensis harbors:
- a CDS encoding DUF4142 domain-containing protein, with translation MKALLKIQMTGAAVLSFSILSACTNTKSNNASYAADSANKAIIEKTDSANNELAVKKDSGNKEALKKADSTNKAKKELKEDASKFLVKSYEASLFEIELAQSAIKHAANASVKKLATDMVASHKDMNGKMQVIAFDASFKLPGGIDSGHAKDLTDLEKLKGADYDKKFMDMIVSGHEKLADSYKEAYSDLSAGETKEYAGKTLPIINSHLEMAKKVKASLK, from the coding sequence ATGAAAGCGCTATTGAAAATTCAGATGACCGGGGCGGCTGTATTATCGTTTTCGATACTATCGGCCTGCACTAATACCAAATCAAATAATGCCAGTTATGCGGCAGATTCGGCTAATAAGGCAATTATCGAAAAAACCGATTCAGCCAATAACGAACTGGCTGTCAAAAAAGATTCGGGTAATAAAGAAGCCCTGAAAAAAGCGGATTCGACCAATAAAGCTAAAAAGGAATTGAAAGAAGATGCATCCAAATTCCTTGTAAAAAGCTATGAAGCAAGCTTATTTGAGATAGAACTTGCACAATCGGCCATAAAACATGCTGCTAATGCCAGTGTAAAGAAGCTGGCTACAGATATGGTTGCATCACACAAGGATATGAACGGTAAAATGCAGGTTATTGCATTTGATGCCAGTTTTAAATTACCAGGTGGTATAGATAGCGGGCACGCTAAGGACCTGACCGACCTTGAAAAATTAAAAGGCGCCGACTACGATAAAAAGTTTATGGATATGATAGTAAGCGGACATGAAAAGCTTGCCGATAGCTATAAAGAAGCTTACAGCGATTTATCGGCAGGCGAAACCAAGGAATATGCAGGTAAAACCCTGCCTATAATTAACAGTCACCTGGAGATGGCTAAAAAGGTAAAAGCTTCATTGAAATAA
- a CDS encoding NADPH-dependent FMN reductase, translating to MVTIIASTNRPNSSTLKLAQYYQKKLREKGLDTNLLSLMDLPANIIATDLYGKRSAEFQVIQNVITNTDKFLFVIPEYNGSFPGVLKIFMDACDFPGSFYDKKAALVGLSSGKYGNIRGIEHFNGVCGYVHLNVMPLRIHIANIRQELDANGDLYLPDTVKFTNEQIDKFVKY from the coding sequence ATGGTTACCATCATTGCATCTACCAACAGGCCCAATAGTTCAACACTAAAGCTGGCACAATATTATCAAAAAAAATTGCGCGAAAAAGGGCTGGATACCAATTTGCTATCGTTAATGGATTTACCGGCTAACATTATCGCTACCGACTTATACGGAAAACGGAGCGCGGAGTTCCAAGTTATTCAGAATGTAATTACCAATACCGATAAATTTCTTTTTGTGATACCCGAATATAACGGCAGCTTCCCCGGTGTGCTGAAAATTTTTATGGATGCATGCGATTTCCCGGGGAGTTTCTATGATAAAAAAGCCGCGTTGGTAGGCTTGTCATCAGGAAAGTATGGTAATATACGTGGCATTGAACATTTTAACGGTGTATGCGGCTATGTGCACCTGAATGTAATGCCTTTACGCATCCATATTGCCAATATCCGCCAGGAACTGGATGCCAACGGCGATCTGTACCTGCCCGATACCGTGAAATTCACTAACGAGCAAATAGATAAGTTTGTGAAATATTAA
- a CDS encoding ParA family protein produces the protein MGKIIALANQKGGVGKTTSSINLAASLAVLEFKTLLVDADPQANSTSGIGFDPRTIKDSIYECIINQTDPHDAIQKTETPNLDLLPAHIDLVGAEIEMINLPDREYKMKAVLEQVVDEYDFIIIDCSPSLGLITINALTAAHSVIVPVQCEYFALEGLGKLLNTIKIVQNRLNTNLDIEGILLTMYDVRLRLSNQVVEEVRSHFEDLVFDTIIQRNTRLSEAPSFGISVIMHDANCKGAINYLNLAREIIRKNGLMKSEEATSTATV, from the coding sequence ATGGGTAAAATAATTGCTTTGGCCAATCAAAAAGGCGGTGTAGGTAAAACTACATCATCTATAAACCTTGCCGCAAGCCTGGCCGTGCTTGAATTTAAAACATTACTGGTAGATGCCGATCCGCAGGCTAATTCCACATCTGGTATTGGGTTTGATCCGCGTACCATTAAGGATAGCATTTACGAGTGCATTATTAATCAAACCGACCCGCACGATGCAATCCAGAAAACAGAAACCCCTAACCTGGACCTGCTGCCTGCGCATATTGATTTGGTTGGTGCCGAGATAGAAATGATAAACCTGCCCGACAGGGAGTATAAAATGAAAGCCGTGCTTGAGCAGGTGGTTGATGAATACGATTTTATTATTATTGACTGCTCACCATCGCTGGGATTAATTACCATAAACGCCTTAACCGCCGCACATTCGGTAATTGTACCTGTGCAATGCGAATACTTTGCGTTAGAGGGTTTGGGCAAATTGCTGAATACAATTAAAATAGTACAGAACCGTTTAAATACCAATTTGGATATTGAGGGGATATTACTAACCATGTACGATGTGCGCCTGCGTTTAAGCAATCAGGTAGTTGAAGAAGTACGTTCGCACTTTGAAGATCTGGTATTTGATACCATTATACAGCGGAATACCCGTTTAAGCGAAGCTCCAAGTTTTGGTATATCGGTAATTATGCACGATGCCAATTGCAAGGGCGCTATCAACTATTTGAACCTGGCCCGCGAAATTATTCGTAAAAACGGCTTAATGAAATCTGAAGAAGCTACAAGCACCGCAACTGTATAA
- a CDS encoding ParB/RepB/Spo0J family partition protein: MSAEKKRGLGKGLSALLDDSTHVNSHASQNRSISTAPEINDAGSINEIKISEIEVNPFQPRTEFDAEALNELADSIKLQGLIQPITVRRMSAHKYQLISGERRLRASKMAGLTQIPAYIRTANDQQMLEMALIENIQRENLNAIETALSFQRMIDECNLKQEELGERVSKNRSTVTNYLRLLKLPPAIQASIRDGGISMGHARALITVESPSDQLYLHQLILKQQLSVRKVEEMVRNMQKHNGNKPATAKTDAPLSYQVQKIQDDLASKFSTKVKLKVNSQGAGSIEIPFLSEDDLGRILEMLDW; the protein is encoded by the coding sequence ATGAGTGCAGAGAAAAAAAGAGGTTTAGGAAAAGGCTTAAGTGCCCTGCTTGATGATTCTACGCATGTTAATAGCCATGCCAGCCAAAATCGTTCTATATCTACAGCCCCCGAAATAAACGATGCGGGGTCTATCAACGAGATCAAGATCAGTGAGATAGAGGTAAACCCGTTTCAACCACGTACCGAATTTGATGCCGAAGCTTTAAACGAACTGGCAGATTCTATAAAATTACAGGGACTTATACAGCCAATTACCGTGCGCCGCATGAGCGCACATAAATATCAGCTGATATCGGGCGAGCGCCGTTTGCGTGCTTCGAAAATGGCGGGATTAACACAAATACCAGCCTATATCCGTACAGCTAACGACCAGCAGATGCTGGAAATGGCGCTTATAGAAAATATCCAACGCGAAAACCTGAACGCCATTGAAACAGCGCTTAGTTTTCAGCGGATGATTGATGAGTGTAACTTGAAACAGGAGGAATTGGGCGAACGTGTCAGTAAAAACCGCTCGACAGTGACCAACTACCTGCGTTTACTTAAACTGCCACCTGCTATTCAGGCTTCTATCCGCGATGGCGGCATCAGCATGGGCCATGCCCGGGCGCTAATTACCGTTGAAAGCCCGTCAGACCAGTTATACCTTCATCAACTGATATTGAAGCAGCAATTATCTGTGCGCAAGGTAGAAGAGATGGTGCGCAACATGCAAAAGCATAACGGCAACAAACCGGCCACTGCTAAAACAGATGCTCCATTATCATACCAGGTACAAAAAATACAGGATGATCTGGCTTCAAAGTTCAGCACTAAAGTTAAACTAAAAGTAAACAGCCAGGGGGCAGGCAGTATCGAGATACCTTTCCTTTCGGAAGATGATCTGGGCCGTATCCTTGAAATGCTGGATTGGTAA
- a CDS encoding DUF5683 domain-containing protein, with protein sequence MRRLFILVILVLGALFTAKAQKPDTLTHKSKTDSLYKQKDTDPGKKFVPKAKKEKVYHPDSTHSAHKAWTRSAFVPGWGQVYNHQWWKVPAIYGGLGALVYYVIVNERDYKMFLAVARYQQLGKPVTDPMYDNDKYRNDYITYGGFPKQSVIDAKDGAYRNRDVSILGFLAVWGVNVVDAYIYGKFKQSYSMDNNFSIRFDAGTINQPMYASNFNTTFTPALKITITLK encoded by the coding sequence ATGCGCAGGCTATTTATATTAGTGATATTGGTATTGGGGGCTTTATTTACTGCAAAAGCGCAGAAACCCGATACGCTTACCCACAAAAGTAAGACTGATAGCCTGTATAAACAAAAAGATACCGACCCGGGGAAGAAATTTGTCCCAAAAGCAAAAAAAGAAAAAGTTTATCATCCCGATAGTACGCATAGCGCACACAAAGCCTGGACACGCTCGGCTTTTGTGCCTGGCTGGGGCCAGGTATACAACCACCAATGGTGGAAGGTTCCTGCTATCTACGGCGGTTTAGGCGCGCTGGTTTATTATGTTATAGTTAATGAACGCGACTATAAAATGTTTTTAGCTGTAGCGCGGTATCAGCAGTTGGGTAAGCCGGTTACAGACCCCATGTACGATAACGACAAATACAGGAATGATTATATTACTTACGGCGGGTTCCCCAAGCAATCTGTTATTGATGCCAAAGATGGCGCCTATCGCAACCGCGATGTAAGTATCCTTGGCTTTTTAGCCGTATGGGGCGTAAATGTGGTTGATGCTTATATTTACGGTAAGTTTAAGCAATCCTATTCCATGGATAACAATTTCAGTATCAGGTTTGATGCGGGCACTATTAATCAGCCTATGTACGCCTCAAATTTTAATACTACCTTTACGCCTGCATTAAAAATCACCATCACACTAAAATGA
- the dapB gene encoding 4-hydroxy-tetrahydrodipicolinate reductase produces the protein MKIAILGYGKMGKIIEKIAQDRKHEIVLKIDVTNKDELTTENLRKADVAIEFSTPDTVLDHIEACFEAKVPIIVGTTGWYGQLQNVKNDCEGTGSTLLYGSNFSVGVNVFFHVNKILAKLMNNYPYYDVQVEEIHHTQKLDSPSGTAITIAEGIVEGLDRKKEWVNILTTDGNEGADDMVKADQLLIESLRIENVPGTHTVVYDSEVDSIEFKHTAHNRNGFALGAVLAAEWVQGKKGFYSVKDMFNFSL, from the coding sequence ATGAAGATCGCAATATTAGGCTATGGTAAAATGGGCAAGATCATTGAAAAGATAGCTCAGGACCGTAAACACGAGATCGTACTGAAAATTGACGTGACCAACAAGGATGAGCTAACTACCGAAAACCTGCGAAAAGCAGACGTAGCCATTGAGTTTAGTACCCCTGATACTGTTTTAGACCATATTGAAGCTTGTTTTGAAGCCAAAGTGCCCATTATTGTTGGCACAACCGGCTGGTACGGACAACTACAAAACGTAAAGAATGATTGCGAGGGTACCGGCAGTACATTGCTTTATGGGTCTAATTTTAGCGTAGGTGTTAACGTATTCTTTCACGTAAATAAAATTTTAGCCAAGCTGATGAATAACTACCCGTATTATGACGTACAGGTAGAGGAAATACACCATACCCAAAAGCTCGATTCGCCCAGCGGCACGGCCATTACCATTGCCGAAGGCATTGTAGAAGGACTTGACAGAAAGAAAGAGTGGGTAAACATCCTTACAACGGATGGTAACGAAGGCGCTGATGACATGGTAAAAGCCGACCAGTTGCTAATAGAATCATTACGTATTGAAAACGTCCCCGGCACCCATACCGTAGTATATGATAGCGAAGTTGACAGCATTGAATTTAAGCACACGGCCCACAACCGCAATGGCTTTGCACTCGGCGCAGTATTGGCTGCCGAATGGGTGCAAGGCAAAAAAGGCTTTTATTCGGTAAAAGATATGTTTAACTTTAGCCTGTAA
- the lepB gene encoding signal peptidase I gives MNVVLFILILVALFVLPTIGYYKLFEKAGQPGWKSLIPYYRFYVMCELSKTTLLWFILLFIPVINILAYAGIIINFVKSFGKFQLRQHAGAIVLPFIFISMWGFDPQTKYLGPANSDDFKDKHKALLKKSSGREWTEAIIFAVVAATLIRSFFIEAYTIPTPSMERSLLVGDFLFVSKVNYGPRIPMTPVAFPFAHHTMPLINTKAYWDGIELPYYRLPGLSDVKKGDVVVFNWPMEADSPLLRPVDKRENYIKRCQATPGDTLTIVNAQVYINGKPAPNPPGEQIDYNLQTDGTELNPKVLEDLGITYYEGNPNPTMNAEAAKTLKSYSNIKAVTPMIQPKGVADPQCFAADDNHKWNADNFGPLIVPKKGWTVKLDSLSIPLYKRAIQVYEGNKVTLVGKNGIMINGKAATTYTFKMNYYWMMGDNRHDSLDSRFWGFVPEDHIVGKALFIWMSWDDNGSFLNKIRWNRIFKGIH, from the coding sequence GTGAACGTTGTTTTATTTATATTAATACTTGTTGCCCTTTTTGTACTACCAACCATAGGTTATTATAAGCTTTTTGAAAAAGCAGGCCAGCCTGGCTGGAAGTCCTTGATTCCCTATTACAGGTTTTATGTAATGTGTGAGCTATCAAAAACCACACTATTGTGGTTTATATTATTGTTTATACCAGTTATAAACATATTGGCATATGCGGGCATCATTATAAATTTTGTAAAATCTTTTGGCAAGTTCCAGTTAAGGCAACATGCCGGGGCAATTGTCCTGCCTTTTATATTTATAAGTATGTGGGGTTTTGATCCACAGACAAAATATTTAGGCCCTGCTAATTCCGATGATTTTAAAGATAAGCACAAGGCTCTCCTTAAAAAATCATCAGGCCGCGAGTGGACAGAGGCTATTATCTTCGCAGTGGTTGCCGCAACGCTTATCCGTAGCTTTTTTATCGAGGCTTATACCATTCCTACTCCATCAATGGAGCGGTCGCTTTTAGTTGGCGATTTCCTGTTTGTAAGTAAAGTAAACTATGGCCCGCGCATCCCAATGACACCTGTAGCATTTCCGTTTGCGCACCATACTATGCCTTTAATTAATACAAAAGCCTATTGGGATGGTATTGAATTACCTTACTACCGTTTACCGGGATTAAGCGACGTGAAAAAAGGAGATGTGGTGGTATTCAACTGGCCAATGGAAGCTGATTCGCCACTGTTGCGCCCTGTTGATAAACGCGAAAATTACATTAAGCGCTGCCAGGCCACGCCGGGCGATACCCTCACTATTGTAAACGCGCAAGTATATATTAACGGTAAGCCCGCGCCAAATCCGCCAGGCGAACAGATTGACTATAACCTGCAAACCGATGGTACTGAGCTTAACCCTAAAGTGCTGGAAGATTTGGGTATTACTTACTACGAAGGTAACCCTAACCCAACCATGAATGCGGAAGCTGCCAAAACGCTGAAGAGTTATAGCAATATTAAAGCGGTTACGCCGATGATACAGCCAAAAGGCGTTGCCGATCCGCAATGTTTCGCTGCCGACGACAACCACAAATGGAATGCTGATAATTTTGGTCCGCTGATAGTTCCTAAAAAAGGCTGGACGGTGAAACTGGATAGTTTGAGCATACCGTTATATAAACGTGCTATCCAGGTTTATGAAGGTAATAAGGTAACCCTGGTTGGTAAGAACGGCATCATGATAAATGGAAAAGCCGCTACTACCTATACCTTCAAAATGAACTACTACTGGATGATGGGTGATAACCGTCACGACAGTCTGGATTCGCGCTTCTGGGGTTTTGTTCCTGAAGACCATATTGTAGGCAAGGCCCTGTTCATCTGGATGAGTTGGGATGATAACGGTTCTTTCCTGAACAAAATACGCTGGAACAGGATATTTAAAGGGATACATTAA
- the truB gene encoding tRNA pseudouridine(55) synthase TruB — MKLEDYATGRLLLVNKPYRWTSFDVVGKIRNAFKPLKLKVGHAGTLDPLATGLLIICTGKMTKQIDSFQAQEKEYTGTFVLGATTPTYDLESEPEQKFDTANISEETLHAACSQFIGDIQQYPPAHSAIKIDGERLYEKARRGEEVELRARNVTITEFELTRIELPEVDFRVVCSKGTYIRSLANDFGKAINNGAYLSRLRRTRSGDFKIEDAHEVMELVTNIRELKADSTDL, encoded by the coding sequence ATGAAATTAGAAGACTACGCCACCGGCCGACTGTTGCTGGTAAATAAACCTTACCGCTGGACCAGCTTTGATGTGGTTGGCAAAATACGGAACGCTTTTAAACCGCTTAAACTAAAAGTTGGCCACGCCGGGACACTTGATCCGTTGGCAACGGGATTGTTGATTATTTGCACCGGCAAAATGACCAAGCAAATTGATAGCTTCCAGGCACAGGAAAAAGAATATACCGGCACATTTGTGTTGGGCGCTACCACACCAACGTATGATCTGGAAAGCGAACCCGAGCAAAAATTTGATACCGCAAATATTAGCGAAGAGACCTTACACGCAGCTTGCAGTCAGTTTATTGGCGATATACAGCAATATCCGCCGGCGCATTCCGCCATTAAAATTGATGGCGAACGCCTGTATGAGAAAGCCCGCCGTGGCGAAGAAGTGGAATTACGTGCACGCAACGTTACTATTACCGAATTTGAACTAACACGTATTGAACTGCCTGAAGTTGACTTTAGGGTAGTTTGCAGCAAGGGCACTTATATCCGCTCGCTGGCTAACGATTTTGGAAAGGCGATAAATAATGGGGCTTATCTTTCGCGCCTGCGCCGTACCCGCAGCGGTGATTTTAAAATTGAAGATGCACACGAGGTAATGGAGCTGGTAACCAATATCAGGGAACTTAAGGCTGATTCCACAGATTTGTAA
- a CDS encoding bifunctional riboflavin kinase/FAD synthetase has translation MKIYHHIDEFKAIDGAVVTIGTFDGVHQGHRKIISNIVELAKASGGESVILTFFPHPRMILHPEDQSLKLITTIAEKAGLLEQLGVDHLIITPFSRDFSNQTPEEYIGNVLVKQIGTTQIVIGYDHRFGKDRSGGLEDLQRLGPVYGFEVKEIPEQDINEVAVSSTRIRNALLESDIATANAFLGYPFFLTGKVIRGDQIGRQIGYPTANIQPHETYKLIPGDGIFAVTLDIDDEKYKGMAYIGQRPTVNGITRNIEVNIFDFDREIYNQNIRMEFRHYIRGDIKFDSLDALKTQLAQDKVDVLAALGY, from the coding sequence ATGAAGATCTACCACCATATTGATGAATTTAAGGCGATAGACGGCGCGGTGGTTACCATTGGGACGTTTGACGGCGTACACCAGGGGCATCGCAAAATTATCTCGAACATTGTCGAACTGGCTAAAGCATCGGGCGGGGAGAGCGTAATACTTACTTTTTTTCCGCACCCGCGGATGATATTGCACCCCGAAGATCAATCGTTAAAACTAATTACCACTATTGCTGAAAAAGCCGGGCTATTGGAACAATTGGGTGTAGATCATTTGATCATTACTCCATTTAGCCGCGATTTTTCTAATCAAACGCCGGAAGAATATATAGGGAATGTGTTGGTAAAACAAATAGGCACCACGCAAATTGTCATAGGGTATGATCACAGGTTTGGCAAAGACCGCAGCGGCGGGCTGGAAGATTTGCAACGCTTAGGGCCGGTTTATGGTTTCGAGGTGAAGGAAATACCTGAACAGGATATTAATGAAGTTGCGGTGAGCTCGACCCGTATCCGCAATGCTTTGCTGGAAAGCGATATCGCGACAGCCAATGCATTTTTAGGTTATCCATTCTTCCTTACAGGCAAAGTTATCCGCGGCGACCAGATAGGGCGGCAGATAGGTTATCCAACGGCCAACATTCAACCGCATGAAACTTACAAATTAATCCCCGGCGACGGTATTTTCGCGGTGACGCTGGATATTGACGATGAAAAATATAAAGGCATGGCCTATATAGGTCAACGCCCCACAGTTAACGGTATTACCAGGAACATAGAAGTAAATATTTTCGATTTTGACCGCGAGATATACAATCAAAACATCCGCATGGAATTCCGTCATTATATTCGTGGCGACATAAAATTCGATTCGCTGGATGCCCTGAAAACTCAATTAGCGCAGGATAAAGTGGATGTGCTTGCAGCATTAGGATACTGA
- a CDS encoding GH92 family glycosyl hydrolase: MKNILRYILPVIVCCGTLTAWAQKKVDNTPNVNVFLGTGGHGHTYPGATVPFGMVQLSPDTRLEGWDGCSGYHYTDTVVYGFSHTHLSGTGIADYCDVLFMPTIGKPQLLNTDYRSGFKKKNESGSPGYYKTKLDKYNIGVELTATTRVGVHRYNFPSTHEANIIIDLKHRDNVIESWVEFISNHEVRGFRRSRSWAKDQYVYFYAKFSKPFKSYGITLDDKVVEGKTKVEGKNVKMFLQFDNPGEVIAKVGISAVSADGALKNLDTEVPDFDFKRVQKQAHDQWMNELAKIQVEGGAPALPQSVQNAQNMYGGVNPYGGYNPNPNQRVKPIFIDYAKIKRTIFYSALYHTMLAPNIYNDVDGQYRGLDQKVHTANGFNYYTIFSLWDTYRAEHPLLSLIDKKRTLDFIKTFLAMYDDGGLLPIWPVGSSETYCMVGNHSIPVIVDAYAKGIRDFNTDKALRAMKAAVNRNQFGLDSYRKNGVVLADDEHESVSKTLEYAFDDWCIAQFAKMLGKQQDYVEYIQRSQYWKNQYNNQNGFMQARVNGGWYLPFEPTEVNNNYTEGNAWQYAFLVPHDEETLLAKMGGKEKFEAKLDELFTTQNKLTGREQADITGLIGQYAHGNEPSHHMAYLYNFTDDPTKTQLYLSKIFKEMYKDGPDGLAGNEDCGQMSAWYVMSALGIYNIAPGQQQYQVGLPQFDKAVISLENGKKFTITCPSVSQNNFYMQGMNLNKKPYSKLYLDYDDINKGGEFEYFAGRLPNRLFVQDLEKPTSKVDDNLIVTNPYFVNGARTFKDHTSVEIKSGDEGAKIYYTTDGSTPTEKSNLYSAPITVSATTTIKAIAIKNGKSSRVDAGTFTKTKGDVKLSLLNKYLPNYPAEGQDALIDGLHGSTNWRLGNWQGYQGKDLVAVLDMGEVKPVKKVSLSTLQDSQAWIVFPKYVQYQVSDDGKTYRDVTRVDTKTDIKDAAITTQTFTGELNTRARYIKLIAKQYGPLPDWHESKGSPSYIFADEITVE; the protein is encoded by the coding sequence ATGAAGAACATCTTACGCTATATTTTACCTGTAATAGTATGTTGTGGCACCCTGACCGCATGGGCGCAGAAAAAGGTAGATAATACCCCAAATGTAAACGTGTTTTTAGGCACCGGCGGTCACGGTCACACTTACCCGGGGGCAACAGTGCCTTTTGGTATGGTACAATTAAGCCCCGACACCCGTTTAGAAGGTTGGGACGGCTGTTCGGGTTATCATTATACCGATACGGTTGTTTACGGCTTCTCGCACACCCACTTAAGCGGCACCGGTATTGCCGATTACTGCGACGTGTTGTTTATGCCAACAATCGGCAAACCCCAGTTACTGAATACCGACTACCGCTCAGGTTTTAAGAAGAAGAACGAGAGTGGCTCGCCCGGTTATTACAAAACCAAACTGGATAAGTACAATATTGGTGTGGAATTGACCGCTACCACCAGGGTAGGGGTGCATCGTTATAATTTCCCCAGCACACATGAGGCCAATATTATTATCGATCTGAAACATCGCGACAACGTAATAGAATCGTGGGTTGAATTTATCAGTAACCACGAGGTGCGCGGCTTCCGCAGGTCGCGTTCATGGGCTAAAGATCAGTATGTGTATTTCTATGCCAAATTCAGCAAGCCATTTAAAAGCTATGGCATAACGCTGGATGATAAAGTTGTGGAAGGCAAAACCAAGGTAGAAGGCAAGAACGTAAAAATGTTTCTGCAATTTGATAACCCCGGCGAAGTAATTGCTAAAGTAGGGATCTCGGCAGTAAGCGCTGATGGCGCCCTCAAAAACCTCGATACCGAGGTGCCCGACTTCGATTTTAAACGCGTACAAAAACAAGCGCATGACCAATGGATGAACGAACTGGCCAAAATACAGGTAGAGGGCGGCGCGCCGGCCCTGCCGCAATCGGTACAGAACGCGCAGAATATGTATGGTGGCGTAAACCCTTACGGGGGCTATAACCCTAACCCCAACCAGCGTGTAAAGCCTATTTTTATTGATTATGCTAAAATAAAACGCACCATTTTTTATTCGGCATTGTACCATACCATGCTGGCCCCCAATATTTATAACGATGTGGATGGCCAATACCGTGGACTTGATCAGAAAGTGCATACGGCCAACGGCTTTAATTACTATACCATATTTAGTTTGTGGGATACCTACCGCGCCGAGCATCCGCTGCTGAGCCTGATAGATAAAAAACGCACGCTTGATTTTATTAAGACGTTTTTAGCCATGTATGATGATGGCGGCCTGTTGCCTATATGGCCTGTGGGTTCATCAGAAACTTATTGTATGGTGGGTAACCATAGCATCCCGGTAATTGTTGATGCCTATGCTAAGGGCATCCGCGATTTTAATACCGATAAGGCCCTGCGCGCCATGAAGGCCGCGGTGAACCGTAACCAGTTTGGATTGGATTCGTACCGTAAGAATGGTGTGGTACTGGCTGATGACGAGCATGAGTCAGTATCAAAAACCCTGGAATACGCTTTTGATGATTGGTGTATTGCACAGTTTGCCAAAATGCTGGGCAAGCAACAAGATTATGTAGAGTATATTCAGCGCAGCCAGTACTGGAAAAATCAATACAATAACCAAAATGGCTTTATGCAGGCCCGGGTAAATGGCGGCTGGTATCTGCCATTTGAACCTACCGAGGTAAACAACAACTACACCGAAGGTAACGCCTGGCAGTATGCCTTTTTAGTGCCGCACGACGAGGAAACTTTGCTGGCCAAAATGGGCGGCAAGGAAAAATTTGAAGCCAAACTGGATGAACTGTTTACGACTCAAAATAAACTGACAGGGCGCGAACAGGCGGATATCACCGGTCTTATTGGTCAATATGCGCATGGGAACGAACCAAGTCACCATATGGCTTACCTGTATAATTTTACTGACGACCCGACCAAAACCCAATTATACCTGAGTAAGATTTTCAAGGAAATGTATAAAGACGGCCCGGATGGATTGGCCGGTAACGAGGACTGCGGGCAAATGTCGGCCTGGTATGTAATGAGCGCTTTAGGTATTTACAATATCGCGCCGGGCCAGCAGCAATACCAGGTAGGGTTGCCTCAGTTTGATAAGGCGGTGATTAGTTTGGAGAACGGTAAAAAGTTCACCATCACCTGCCCATCGGTATCTCAAAACAACTTCTATATGCAGGGGATGAACCTGAATAAGAAGCCTTACAGCAAGCTTTATCTGGATTACGATGATATAAACAAAGGAGGTGAATTTGAATACTTTGCCGGCCGCTTACCTAACCGCTTGTTTGTACAGGATCTGGAAAAACCAACCAGCAAGGTTGATGATAACCTGATCGTAACTAACCCTTACTTTGTTAATGGGGCGCGTACGTTTAAGGATCATACATCTGTAGAGATAAAAAGCGGCGATGAGGGTGCTAAAATTTACTATACTACTGATGGCAGCACACCAACAGAAAAATCAAACCTGTACAGCGCGCCGATAACCGTGAGCGCTACCACAACTATAAAAGCCATTGCTATTAAAAATGGCAAAAGCAGTAGGGTAGATGCGGGCACTTTCACCAAAACCAAAGGCGACGTAAAACTAAGTCTGTTAAACAAATACCTGCCCAACTACCCGGCCGAAGGCCAGGACGCGTTGATTGACGGCCTGCATGGCAGTACCAACTGGCGCCTGGGCAACTGGCAGGGTTACCAGGGGAAAGACCTGGTAGCCGTATTGGACATGGGCGAAGTGAAACCCGTAAAGAAAGTGAGCCTGAGTACCCTGCAGGATTCGCAAGCCTGGATAGTGTTCCCTAAATATGTACAGTACCAGGTATCCGACGATGGTAAAACTTACCGTGATGTTACCCGGGTAGATACCAAAACCGATATTAAGGACGCCGCTATAACCACCCAAACTTTTACCGGCGAACTGAATACACGCGCCCGTTACATTAAACTCATAGCCAAACAATACGGCCCGCTCCCCGATTGGCACGAAAGCAAAGGCAGTCCCAGCTACATTTTTGCTGATGAGATAACAGTTGAGTAG